The proteins below are encoded in one region of Bacteroides uniformis:
- the nadC gene encoding carboxylating nicotinate-nucleotide diphosphorylase, producing MNKEEELIDRLIDLAFAEDIGDGDHTTLSCIPATAMGKSKLLIKEPGILAGIEIAKEVFRRFDPTMKVEVFINDGTAVKPGDVAMIVEGKIQSLLQTERLMLNIMQRMSGIATMTHKYAEQLKGTNTRVLDTRKTTPGMRILEKMAVKIGGGVNHRIGLFDMILLKDNHVDFAGGIDKAINRAKEYCKGKGKDLKIEIEVRNFDELQQVLDLGGVDRIMFDNFTPAMTKKAVEMVGGRYETESSGGITFDTLRDYAECGVDFISVGALTHSVKGLDMSFKAC from the coding sequence ATGAATAAGGAAGAAGAATTGATTGACAGGCTGATAGACCTGGCTTTCGCCGAAGATATAGGCGATGGAGACCATACAACCCTTTCGTGCATTCCTGCTACGGCAATGGGCAAATCCAAACTGTTGATAAAAGAACCGGGCATCCTGGCCGGTATCGAGATAGCAAAGGAGGTGTTCCGCCGTTTCGATCCTACCATGAAGGTGGAAGTGTTCATTAATGATGGTACAGCCGTAAAGCCGGGCGATGTGGCCATGATTGTGGAAGGCAAGATACAGTCTTTGTTGCAAACGGAGCGTCTGATGCTGAACATCATGCAGCGCATGAGTGGCATTGCCACCATGACACATAAGTATGCCGAGCAACTGAAAGGTACGAATACCCGTGTACTTGATACCCGCAAGACTACTCCGGGCATGCGTATCCTCGAGAAAATGGCAGTGAAAATCGGTGGCGGCGTAAACCACCGTATCGGCTTGTTCGATATGATTTTGCTGAAAGACAACCATGTGGACTTTGCGGGAGGCATCGACAAGGCCATCAACCGTGCGAAGGAATATTGCAAGGGAAAAGGCAAGGACCTCAAGATAGAAATAGAAGTGCGCAACTTCGACGAATTGCAGCAAGTGCTCGATTTGGGTGGTGTAGACCGTATCATGTTCGACAACTTTACGCCGGCAATGACAAAGAAGGCCGTAGAGATGGTAGGCGGCCGCTATGAAACGGAATCTTCCGGCGGCATCACGTTTGATACGCTCCGCGACTATGCCGAATGCGGTGTGGATTTTATTTCCGTAGGAGCTTTGACGCACTCTGTGAAAGGATTGGACATGAGCTTTAAAGCATGTTGA
- a CDS encoding DUF4783 domain-containing protein has product MKKRVIFLLTGLFIWTSVLLAQNVPEGVIGAFKEGNSQELNKYLGDKVDLIIQNKSTHADKRTAEGTMAAFFSNHKVGSFNVNHQGKRDESGFVIGILMTANGNFRVNCFFRKVQNKYVIHQIRIDKTDE; this is encoded by the coding sequence ATGAAAAAACGGGTAATCTTTTTGTTGACCGGTCTCTTCATTTGGACGTCTGTGCTGCTGGCCCAGAATGTTCCCGAGGGAGTGATTGGAGCCTTCAAGGAAGGAAACTCTCAGGAGCTCAACAAGTATCTGGGTGACAAGGTCGATTTAATCATTCAGAATAAGTCGACCCACGCCGATAAGCGGACGGCAGAGGGCACAATGGCTGCTTTCTTCTCCAACCACAAGGTCGGCAGTTTTAATGTGAACCATCAGGGGAAGCGCGATGAGTCCGGTTTCGTCATCGGTATCTTGATGACCGCAAATGGAAACTTTCGGGTGAATTGTTTCTTCAGAAAAGTACAGAACAAATATGTCATACATCAAATAAGGATAGATAAAACAGATGAATAA
- the rlmH gene encoding 23S rRNA (pseudouridine(1915)-N(3))-methyltransferase RlmH encodes MKTTLLVVGRTVEQHFITAINDYVQRTKRYLSFEMEVIPELKNTKSLSMEVQKEKEGELILKALQPGDVVVLLDEGGKEMRSIEFADYMKRKMNTVNKRLVFIIGGPYGFSPKVYEAAHEKMSLSRMTFSHQMVRLIFVEQLYRAMTILNGGPYHHE; translated from the coding sequence ATGAAAACTACTCTGCTCGTTGTAGGACGAACTGTAGAACAACACTTTATAACAGCCATCAACGACTATGTGCAACGTACCAAGCGTTATCTCTCATTCGAGATGGAAGTCATCCCCGAACTGAAAAACACCAAGAGTCTCTCCATGGAAGTGCAGAAGGAAAAGGAAGGGGAACTGATATTGAAAGCTCTCCAGCCGGGAGATGTGGTCGTACTGCTGGACGAAGGTGGAAAAGAAATGCGCTCCATAGAGTTTGCAGACTATATGAAGCGCAAGATGAATACCGTGAACAAACGGCTGGTATTTATTATCGGAGGCCCTTACGGATTCTCCCCCAAAGTGTACGAAGCGGCACACGAGAAGATGTCCCTCTCACGCATGACCTTTTCCCATCAGATGGTGCGCCTCATCTTTGTGGAGCAACTCTACCGGGCGATGACCATACTGAACGGGGGGCCGTATCATCATGAATGA
- a CDS encoding bifunctional fucokinase/fucose-1-phosphate guanylyltransferase, translating to MQKLLSLPPNLVSAFYELENVDRTKWFCTSDPVGMKLGSGGGTTWLLREWQKERDRKYLAEERIPTEKCIPTEKSLPAEKRILLHAGGQSRRLPGYAPSGKILTPIPVFRWARGQKLGQNLLSLQLPLYEKIMERAPERLRTLIASGDVYIRAEKPLQEIPDADVVCYGLWVDPLLATHHGVFVSDRNQPESLDFMLQKPSLEELENLSKTHLFLMDIGIWLLSDRAVDLLMKRSQKADGALDVDTPYSDLKYYDLYADFGLSLGNHPRIEDEELNSLSVAILPLPGGEFYHYGTSRELLSSTVTLQNKVYDQRQIMHRKLKPNPAIFVQNAEVHLPLTPKNDSLWIENSFVGASWRLGARQIITGVPKNDWRLTIPDGICIDIVPLADQRWAVRPYGFDDTFKGDIRDEKTLFLGMSFSEWLVERELSVEDITGRKEDLQAAAIFPVVEDKEQMGTVLRWMVSEPGLTEGKAVWLESRRLSADEISAQADLRLLYAQRESFCKGNWEVLARNHAKSVFYQLDLMDVAGEFHKFGIDKPEVLPTDASLMQRIHNRMLRAQIEKLDGRDFKADEQAAFNLLREGLLTDLYERKSSPRLNVYSDQIVWGRSPVRIDMAGGWTDTPPYSLFAGGSVVNIAIELNGQPPLQVYIKPCAEHRIVLRSIDMGAMEVVNTFEELQSYCMIGSPFSIPKAALALAGFVPAFSETAYPSLEKQLEAFGTGIEITLLSAIPAGSGLGTSSILASTVLGSLSDFCGLMWDKNEICRRTLALEQLLTTGGGWQDQYGGVLQGIKLLQTEAGFAQQPLVRWLPEHLFTHPEYRDCHLLYYTGITRTAKGILAEIVRSMFLNSSLHLGLLEEMKAHALDMAEAIQRNDFKSFGTLVGKTWMQKKALDSGTNPPAVEDIICQIKDYTLGYKLPGAGGGGYLYMVAKDPQAALRIRETLTLNVPNPRARFVEMSLSDKGFQVSRS from the coding sequence ATGCAGAAATTATTGTCTTTGCCGCCTAATCTGGTGTCGGCATTCTATGAACTGGAAAATGTGGACCGTACGAAATGGTTTTGTACTTCCGACCCGGTGGGAATGAAACTTGGCTCGGGCGGGGGAACTACCTGGCTCTTGAGAGAATGGCAGAAGGAACGGGATAGGAAGTATTTGGCGGAGGAGCGTATTCCAACAGAAAAGTGCATTCCAACAGAGAAAAGCCTTCCAGCAGAGAAGCGTATTCTGCTGCATGCCGGAGGACAAAGCCGTCGTTTACCGGGATATGCACCGTCGGGCAAGATATTGACCCCGATTCCGGTGTTTCGCTGGGCGCGTGGACAAAAACTGGGACAGAATTTATTATCCCTTCAACTCCCACTTTACGAAAAGATTATGGAGCGTGCTCCCGAAAGGCTGCGTACGCTGATTGCCAGCGGTGATGTGTATATCCGTGCGGAAAAGCCGCTTCAAGAGATTCCCGATGCAGATGTGGTGTGCTACGGATTGTGGGTAGACCCGTTGCTCGCTACACATCATGGTGTGTTTGTCTCGGATCGGAATCAGCCGGAATCCTTGGACTTCATGCTTCAGAAACCCTCTCTGGAGGAATTGGAAAACCTCTCCAAGACACATCTCTTTTTAATGGATATCGGCATCTGGCTATTGAGCGACCGGGCCGTTGACTTGCTGATGAAACGTTCGCAGAAGGCAGATGGGGCTTTGGACGTGGATACGCCATATTCCGACTTGAAATACTATGACTTGTATGCTGACTTTGGCTTGTCCTTAGGAAATCATCCCCGTATTGAGGATGAAGAGCTGAATAGCCTCTCCGTCGCCATATTGCCTTTGCCCGGAGGCGAATTCTACCATTATGGAACAAGCCGCGAACTGTTGTCTTCAACCGTCACCTTACAGAATAAGGTCTACGACCAGCGCCAGATTATGCACCGGAAGTTGAAGCCCAATCCGGCCATCTTTGTGCAGAATGCAGAAGTGCATCTCCCCCTTACTCCGAAGAACGACAGTCTTTGGATTGAAAATAGCTTTGTTGGGGCTTCTTGGCGGCTGGGGGCACGGCAGATTATCACGGGTGTTCCCAAGAATGACTGGAGGCTGACCATTCCAGACGGTATCTGCATTGATATAGTTCCGCTTGCCGACCAGCGCTGGGCAGTACGCCCCTATGGTTTTGACGATACTTTTAAGGGGGATATTCGGGATGAAAAGACACTGTTCCTTGGAATGTCGTTTTCGGAATGGCTGGTCGAACGGGAATTGTCGGTGGAAGACATCACCGGCAGAAAAGAGGACCTGCAGGCTGCTGCCATCTTCCCGGTTGTGGAAGATAAAGAGCAGATGGGGACAGTGCTTCGATGGATGGTTTCCGAACCGGGCTTGACGGAAGGAAAGGCTGTCTGGCTGGAAAGTCGTCGGTTGTCCGCCGACGAAATTTCAGCACAAGCCGACTTGCGTCTGCTGTATGCACAGCGGGAGAGCTTCTGCAAAGGAAACTGGGAAGTGCTGGCACGCAACCATGCAAAGAGTGTATTCTATCAACTCGACTTGATGGATGTGGCCGGTGAATTCCATAAATTCGGCATTGACAAGCCGGAAGTGTTGCCGACAGATGCCTCGCTGATGCAGCGTATCCATAACCGGATGCTGCGTGCACAGATTGAGAAGCTGGACGGAAGGGACTTCAAGGCAGATGAGCAGGCCGCATTCAACTTGTTGCGCGAAGGATTGCTGACTGATTTGTATGAACGCAAGAGCAGTCCTCGCCTGAATGTGTATAGTGACCAGATTGTATGGGGGCGTAGCCCCGTACGCATAGATATGGCGGGAGGATGGACGGACACTCCGCCTTACTCCTTGTTTGCCGGTGGGAGTGTGGTGAATATTGCCATTGAACTGAACGGGCAGCCGCCTTTACAAGTGTACATCAAACCTTGCGCGGAGCATCGCATCGTGTTGCGCTCCATTGATATGGGAGCCATGGAGGTGGTGAATACTTTTGAGGAATTGCAATCCTATTGCATGATAGGTTCCCCCTTTTCCATTCCCAAAGCAGCATTGGCGCTGGCCGGGTTTGTTCCGGCTTTTTCAGAAACGGCTTATCCTTCGCTGGAAAAACAACTGGAAGCCTTCGGCACAGGTATAGAGATTACATTGCTTTCTGCCATACCTGCAGGTTCCGGTCTGGGCACAAGCTCCATTTTGGCTTCTACTGTCTTGGGTTCATTGAGTGACTTTTGCGGACTGATGTGGGATAAGAACGAAATATGCCGCCGTACGCTTGCCCTGGAACAGTTGCTGACGACCGGTGGCGGTTGGCAAGACCAATACGGTGGGGTACTGCAAGGTATCAAACTGTTGCAGACGGAGGCTGGATTTGCCCAGCAGCCATTGGTACGCTGGTTGCCCGAGCATTTGTTTACCCATCCGGAATACCGAGATTGCCATCTGCTGTATTATACGGGCATTACGCGTACAGCCAAGGGCATCCTTGCAGAAATAGTACGCTCCATGTTCCTCAACTCTTCCCTGCACCTGGGGTTATTAGAAGAGATGAAAGCACATGCCTTGGATATGGCCGAAGCCATTCAACGGAATGACTTCAAGAGTTTCGGAACACTGGTAGGCAAGACATGGATGCAGAAGAAGGCACTGGACAGTGGAACAAATCCTCCTGCCGTAGAGGACATCATCTGTCAGATAAAAGACTATACCTTAGGATATAAACTGCCGGGAGCCGGTGGGGGAGGTTATCTGTATATGGTGGCTAAGGATCCGCAGGCAGCCCTGCGCATCCGTGAGACCTTGACGCTGAATGTACCGAATCCGAGAGCCAGGTTCGTAGAAATGTCACTCTCGGATAAGGGATTCCAGGTGTCGCGGAGCTGA
- a CDS encoding sugar transferase → MIRFLDFIFSLLGIILLFPVFLVLYFAVRLESKGGGFYKQLRVGRGGTDFYVYKFRSMRIGADKQGLITVGGRDPRITQVGYFIRKYKLDELPQLFNVLKGDMSLVGPRPEVRKYVELYTDEQRKILSVRPGITDYASIEYVDENTILGQADDADKAYVERILPDKIQYNMKYINHRSVKEYFKIIFLTIWSIIH, encoded by the coding sequence ATGATTCGCTTTCTTGATTTTATCTTTTCTCTTTTGGGAATAATTCTACTTTTCCCCGTATTTCTTGTGTTATATTTCGCCGTCCGATTGGAAAGTAAAGGTGGTGGTTTTTATAAACAACTACGTGTGGGACGTGGAGGGACGGATTTTTACGTCTATAAGTTCCGTTCAATGCGTATAGGAGCTGATAAGCAAGGTTTGATAACTGTAGGTGGACGGGATCCTCGGATTACTCAGGTCGGATATTTTATTCGCAAATATAAATTAGATGAGCTACCTCAGTTATTTAATGTACTGAAAGGTGATATGAGTTTAGTAGGCCCACGTCCGGAAGTCCGAAAGTATGTAGAACTATATACGGATGAACAACGTAAAATACTTTCTGTTCGTCCTGGAATAACAGATTATGCTTCCATAGAATATGTTGATGAGAATACTATACTTGGGCAGGCTGATGATGCGGATAAAGCGTATGTAGAACGGATTTTACCGGATAAGATACAGTATAATATGAAATATATCAATCATCGGTCAGTGAAAGAATATTTCAAAATTATCTTTTTGACCATATGGAGTATCATACATTGA
- a CDS encoding DegT/DnrJ/EryC1/StrS family aminotransferase, translating into MKIPFSPPYIDDTVISEVVDSLRSGWITSGPKVKALEEEIKLFSNAKEVLCVNSWTSGAIMMLRWLGVHSGDEVIVPAYTYSATALAVLHAGAKPVMVDSGKDFNISVEAIRNAITSKTKAIIPVDIAGFPCDYERIMELVNEPDIRGMFQPTSSVQERLGRILVMNDAAHSLGAYYSRNQRTGCETDIAIFSLHAVKNVTTAEGGAICLNLPAPFDNAELYKELHMMSLNCQTKDAFSKSKAGGWRYDIVGLGMKINMADVNAAIGLAQIREYPALLKERRRVFNTYSKAFADYDWAIIPPSVDGEKESSYHIYALRIKNFTEEQRDRMIDEIAKAEVAVNVHFIPMPMLSFFKSLGYDIKNYPQAYENFKGEISLPIYPQLDEEQLNFIINVVKAAYITVAGTE; encoded by the coding sequence ATGAAAATTCCATTTTCGCCTCCTTACATTGATGACACTGTCATCAGTGAGGTGGTTGATTCATTACGTTCCGGCTGGATAACTTCCGGTCCGAAAGTAAAAGCATTGGAGGAAGAAATAAAACTTTTCTCCAATGCAAAAGAAGTGCTGTGTGTGAACTCGTGGACATCGGGAGCTATCATGATGCTTCGTTGGCTGGGTGTTCATTCTGGGGATGAGGTGATTGTGCCGGCCTATACCTATAGTGCTACTGCTCTGGCTGTACTCCACGCTGGTGCAAAACCGGTTATGGTGGACTCTGGAAAAGACTTTAATATTTCAGTAGAGGCTATTCGCAATGCCATCACTTCAAAGACAAAGGCTATAATCCCGGTTGATATTGCAGGATTTCCTTGCGATTATGAGCGCATCATGGAGTTGGTGAATGAACCGGATATACGTGGCATGTTTCAACCGACATCGTCAGTACAAGAACGATTGGGGCGTATCTTGGTTATGAATGATGCTGCACATTCTTTGGGAGCATATTACAGTAGGAATCAAAGAACGGGTTGTGAAACGGATATTGCTATATTTTCACTTCATGCGGTGAAGAATGTTACAACTGCGGAAGGTGGTGCCATTTGCCTTAATTTGCCTGCTCCCTTTGACAATGCGGAACTTTATAAGGAGCTCCATATGATGAGTCTGAATTGCCAGACAAAAGATGCTTTTTCAAAGTCGAAAGCCGGTGGTTGGCGTTATGACATTGTGGGGTTGGGAATGAAAATAAATATGGCTGATGTGAATGCGGCTATCGGACTGGCTCAGATACGAGAGTATCCTGCTCTTCTGAAGGAACGTAGAAGGGTATTCAATACTTATTCCAAAGCTTTTGCAGATTACGATTGGGCTATAATTCCTCCTTCGGTAGATGGTGAAAAGGAAAGCTCCTATCATATCTACGCATTAAGAATCAAGAATTTTACGGAAGAACAGCGTGACCGTATGATTGATGAAATAGCCAAGGCGGAAGTAGCGGTCAATGTGCATTTCATTCCGATGCCGATGCTTTCATTTTTCAAATCCTTGGGATATGACATAAAAAACTATCCTCAAGCTTATGAGAATTTTAAGGGGGAAATTTCTTTGCCTATTTATCCTCAGCTGGATGAGGAACAGCTGAACTTCATTATTAATGTTGTAAAGGCCGCATATATAACAGTTGCAGGTACTGAGTGA
- a CDS encoding FAD-binding and (Fe-S)-binding domain-containing protein: MNFKDLHIHGEVRTDLLHRILYSTDASAYRETPLAVAFPKDETDVQEIVRYASRNHINLIPRAGGTSLAGQVVGKGLVVDISKYMNHILEINPEERWVRVQPGVVLDELNLYCKLYGLFFGPETSTSNRCCLGGMVGNNSCGSHSLVYGSTRDHLLEAKVILSDGSEALLKGVSPKEVDSIRAGASLESSIYDRLITLLSDKENQKEIVDNYPDTSLRRRNSGYAIDELLHSDYFDSNSQEPFNLCKLLAGSEGTLAFVTELKLRLVPLPPTEKAVVCVHCSTLEEAFVANLVVLKHNPVAIELMDSTILELSKRNISQNKNRFFVQGDPAAILIIELAENTREEVDKKANEIEADLRAHNYGTHYPRVYGKDISRVWSLRKAGLGLLSGMPGSAKPVSVIEDTAVAPQRLPAYIADMKKMLDGYGLSCVYHAHISTGELHLRPVLNLKEEKDRKLFRTVATKTAELVKKHRGSLSGEHGDGRLRGEFIPLLLGDKVYSLLKEVKEIWDSPHIFNMGKIVDTPPMDANLRYEQWDLGIDTYFDYSRQKGWLCAIEQCNGSGDCRKSGLLGGTMCPTYRATRDERNTTRARANTLRELLIHPLQKDIFNQEEILTALDTCVSCKACKSECPSNVDMARFKAEYLQHHYDNAHIPLRSRLIANLTSMQKLGMAAPWLYNAIISNVFTSSLIKRILKFAPQRSIPKLYKMTLRSWMIKHPDNKTHDKGKVYLFADEFTNYTDVGIGIKFIKLLRTLGYEVIIPKHVESGRTELSKGFLKRAKGIAEKNIVLLKEIISEETPLIGIEPSCILAFRDEYPDLVNENTREDARRLAANCLLYDEFIVKEIHKGNITQEQFTDFPLHIKLHGHCHQKSLASIEPSKEMLALPENYQVDIIPSGCCGMAGAFGYEKEHYALSMQIGEQSLFPAVRQAETEICISAPGTSCRQQIKDGTGRQAYHPIEILYDALL; the protein is encoded by the coding sequence ATGAATTTTAAAGATTTACATATTCATGGTGAAGTAAGGACAGATTTACTTCATCGTATTCTTTATTCTACCGATGCTTCTGCATATAGGGAGACACCTCTTGCCGTAGCATTTCCTAAAGATGAAACAGATGTACAGGAGATTGTACGTTACGCTTCCAGAAATCATATTAATTTGATTCCCCGTGCAGGAGGTACATCTCTTGCGGGGCAGGTAGTCGGGAAAGGACTGGTAGTGGATATTTCCAAATATATGAATCATATTTTGGAAATAAACCCGGAGGAACGTTGGGTTAGGGTACAACCCGGAGTGGTATTGGATGAGTTAAATCTTTATTGTAAACTATACGGACTGTTTTTCGGTCCTGAAACCTCCACATCCAATCGTTGTTGTTTGGGAGGAATGGTCGGTAATAATTCATGTGGTTCTCATTCATTGGTATATGGCAGTACACGTGATCATCTGTTGGAGGCAAAAGTCATATTAAGTGATGGTTCTGAGGCTCTTTTGAAAGGGGTATCCCCCAAGGAAGTTGATAGCATACGTGCAGGAGCTTCATTGGAAAGTTCTATTTATGATCGGCTGATAACGTTGCTGTCAGATAAGGAAAATCAGAAAGAAATCGTGGATAACTATCCTGATACCTCTTTACGCAGAAGGAACTCCGGATATGCCATCGACGAATTATTGCATTCAGATTATTTTGACTCTAATAGTCAGGAACCATTCAATTTGTGTAAATTGCTGGCTGGTTCAGAAGGTACATTGGCTTTCGTTACTGAGCTAAAATTGCGTTTAGTACCTCTGCCACCAACAGAAAAAGCTGTGGTATGTGTGCATTGTTCAACTTTGGAGGAAGCATTTGTTGCCAATCTTGTGGTATTGAAGCATAATCCTGTAGCCATTGAGTTGATGGATAGCACAATTTTGGAATTAAGTAAACGGAACATATCACAAAACAAGAACAGATTCTTTGTTCAGGGAGATCCGGCTGCCATACTTATTATTGAGTTAGCAGAAAATACCCGTGAAGAGGTAGATAAGAAGGCTAACGAAATAGAGGCTGATTTAAGAGCACATAATTATGGAACTCATTACCCACGTGTCTATGGGAAGGATATCAGTCGTGTTTGGAGCTTGCGAAAAGCCGGGTTGGGCTTACTTTCCGGAATGCCGGGGAGTGCTAAACCTGTATCTGTTATAGAAGATACGGCTGTGGCCCCACAGCGTCTTCCTGCATACATTGCAGATATGAAAAAGATGCTTGACGGTTATGGCTTGAGTTGTGTGTATCATGCCCATATCAGTACCGGAGAGTTACACCTCCGTCCAGTTTTGAATTTAAAGGAAGAAAAAGATAGGAAGTTATTCCGTACGGTAGCTACCAAAACTGCTGAATTGGTAAAGAAACATAGAGGTTCTTTGAGTGGTGAGCATGGGGATGGTCGTTTACGTGGTGAATTCATTCCTTTATTATTGGGAGATAAAGTTTATAGTCTTTTGAAGGAGGTAAAGGAAATATGGGATTCTCCGCATATTTTCAATATGGGCAAAATTGTGGATACTCCTCCGATGGATGCTAATTTGCGTTATGAACAGTGGGATTTAGGAATAGATACTTATTTTGATTATTCTCGGCAGAAAGGATGGCTGTGTGCCATCGAACAGTGCAATGGCTCCGGGGATTGTCGTAAATCAGGCTTATTGGGCGGTACGATGTGTCCTACTTATCGCGCTACAAGAGATGAAAGAAATACTACGCGTGCTCGTGCCAATACACTACGTGAACTTTTGATACATCCGCTCCAGAAGGATATTTTTAATCAGGAAGAAATTCTGACCGCTTTGGATACTTGTGTTTCTTGTAAGGCTTGCAAGTCAGAATGCCCTTCGAATGTGGATATGGCCCGTTTTAAAGCGGAATACCTGCAACATCATTATGACAATGCCCATATTCCATTGCGCTCGCGTTTAATTGCCAATCTGACAAGTATGCAAAAGCTGGGTATGGCAGCGCCATGGCTCTATAATGCAATAATCTCAAATGTATTTACGTCTTCACTCATTAAACGGATATTGAAGTTTGCTCCTCAACGCTCTATTCCGAAGCTTTATAAAATGACTTTGCGGAGCTGGATGATAAAGCATCCGGATAATAAAACCCATGATAAGGGTAAAGTGTATCTGTTTGCAGATGAATTTACCAATTACACGGATGTGGGGATTGGCATAAAGTTCATAAAACTGCTGCGTACTTTAGGATATGAGGTGATTATCCCTAAGCATGTGGAGAGTGGACGTACAGAGTTGTCTAAAGGCTTCTTGAAAAGGGCTAAAGGCATAGCTGAGAAAAATATAGTTTTACTTAAAGAGATTATTTCTGAAGAAACTCCTTTAATAGGTATAGAACCTTCATGTATATTGGCTTTTCGGGATGAATATCCGGATTTAGTCAATGAAAATACCCGGGAAGATGCCCGTAGGCTGGCTGCTAATTGTTTATTGTATGATGAATTCATTGTGAAAGAAATCCATAAGGGAAATATAACACAAGAACAATTTACAGATTTTCCTTTACACATAAAATTGCATGGACATTGTCATCAGAAATCACTGGCTTCCATTGAACCTTCCAAGGAGATGCTTGCTTTACCTGAAAATTATCAGGTTGATATAATTCCTTCCGGTTGCTGTGGCATGGCCGGGGCTTTCGGTTATGAGAAAGAACATTATGCATTGTCCATGCAGATAGGAGAGCAGTCATTATTTCCTGCTGTTAGGCAAGCTGAAACTGAAATTTGTATCTCTGCTCCTGGTACGAGTTGCAGGCAACAGATAAAGGATGGTACAGGCAGGCAAGCTTATCATCCTATAGAAATCTTATATGATGCCCTTTTGTAG
- the wecB gene encoding non-hydrolyzing UDP-N-acetylglucosamine 2-epimerase — translation MKIVTIIGARPQFIKAAVVSRAFAASKDVTEIIVHTGQHFDSNMSDIFFEEMCIPKPHYNLNINGLGHGAMTGQMLERIEEVLIEEKPDWVLVYGDTNSTLAGALAAKKLHIKVAHVEAGLRSFNMDMPEEINRILTDRISDILFCPTDKATENLVNEGYGNIRCQIVKNGDVMQDAALFYADKCRKPNSNLPDKFVLCTVHRAENTDNLGRLKNIFMALENISDKCKVVLPLHPRTKAKLIGIGYDFSCSNICFIQPVGYLEMVWLLKNCELVMTDSGGLQKEAYFFGKYCVTMRDETEWVELVDNGFNRLVGSNQAMIEDTYALLVDAPKTGFENRLYGNGDAGNKILESLQLL, via the coding sequence ATGAAAATAGTAACAATTATTGGGGCACGTCCTCAGTTTATAAAAGCTGCGGTTGTGAGTCGTGCTTTTGCAGCTTCTAAAGACGTAACAGAGATTATAGTACATACAGGTCAGCATTTTGACTCTAACATGAGTGATATCTTTTTTGAAGAGATGTGCATACCTAAACCGCATTATAATTTAAACATAAATGGATTGGGTCATGGTGCTATGACTGGGCAGATGTTGGAGAGAATAGAAGAGGTTCTGATAGAAGAGAAACCGGATTGGGTGTTAGTGTATGGAGATACAAATTCTACTCTTGCCGGTGCATTGGCCGCAAAGAAACTTCATATCAAGGTGGCTCATGTAGAAGCGGGACTACGTTCATTCAATATGGATATGCCGGAAGAGATAAACCGTATCTTGACAGACCGTATCAGTGACATTCTATTTTGTCCAACTGATAAAGCTACTGAAAATCTGGTCAATGAAGGATATGGCAATATTAGATGCCAAATAGTAAAGAATGGAGATGTAATGCAAGATGCTGCATTGTTTTATGCGGATAAATGCAGAAAACCAAACAGCAACTTACCGGATAAATTTGTTTTATGTACAGTACATCGTGCTGAAAATACGGATAATCTGGGACGTCTGAAGAATATTTTTATGGCTTTAGAAAATATATCTGATAAATGTAAGGTGGTATTGCCGCTGCATCCCCGTACTAAAGCCAAATTGATAGGAATAGGATATGATTTTTCCTGTTCTAATATATGCTTTATCCAGCCTGTTGGCTATTTGGAGATGGTTTGGCTTTTAAAGAATTGTGAGTTGGTAATGACTGATAGTGGTGGATTGCAAAAAGAAGCCTATTTCTTTGGTAAATATTGTGTGACTATGCGTGATGAAACAGAGTGGGTGGAACTTGTTGACAATGGATTTAACAGATTGGTAGGAAGCAATCAAGCGATGATAGAAGATACGTATGCTCTGTTGGTGGATGCTCCTAAAACGGGGTTTGAAAATAGACTTTATGGAAATGGAGATGCAGGAAATAAAATCTTGGAAAGTTTACAACTTTTATAA